A stretch of Octopus bimaculoides isolate UCB-OBI-ISO-001 chromosome 23, ASM119413v2, whole genome shotgun sequence DNA encodes these proteins:
- the LOC106875943 gene encoding cerebellar degeneration-related protein 2-like: protein MDTNKLEAELKQLQLRSEKVCRRCGNEIKPCLPAGVLGKEVEHDEPQMTSEGKVARLEDGGSVYGSNESIHKVLMETREQLSGNGVQSNVSILSELESQYYALCQKYESLLQHKLRRPRSGTDFDEDEADRNFRVSHKEVQTLLVNLHRCVEVNTDVGDSTTSPPPYRSLFKDIFATLRKSRIEESPEQQPAPTANQGSQQSKSATGTPITTPITEDSPMTKSAHA from the exons ATGGACACAAACAAATTAGAGGCGGAACTGAAGCAGTTACAACTACGATCCGAAAAGGTGTGTCGTCGTTGTGGTAATGAAATCAAACCATGTCTACCAGCTGGAGTCCTTGGCAAAGAAGTGGAGCATGATGAACCACAGATGACAAGTGAAGGCAAG GTTGCACGTTTAGAGGATGGTGGCAGTGTGTATGGTAGTAATGAATCTATTCACAAAGTCCTCATGGAGACTCGGGAACAACTGTCAGGCAACGGTGTACAGTCTAATGTCTCCATTCTCAGTGAGCTCGAGTCACAGTACTACGCTCTATGTCAAAAATACGAGTCTCTCCTGCAGCACAAATTGCGGAGACCTCGATCAGGTACAGACTTTGATGAAGATGAAGCCGACAGGAATTTCCGTGTTTCGCACAAGGAAGTGCAGACCCTCCTTGTAAACCTGCATCGCTGTGTCGAGGTGAATACAGACGTTGGAGACTCCACGACAAGCCCACCACCGTATCGGTCCCTTTTCAAAGACATCTTTGCTACCCTGCGCAAATCTCGAATCGAAGAGTCTCCAGAACAGCAACCGGCCCCCACTGCAAATCAGGGCTCACAGCAATCAAAATCAGCCACTGGTACACCGATAACCACTCCTATAACAGAAGATAGTCCAATGACAAAGAGTGctcatgcatga